DNA from Elgaria multicarinata webbii isolate HBS135686 ecotype San Diego chromosome 8, rElgMul1.1.pri, whole genome shotgun sequence:
CTTTGGAGAGCTTCTTCAAGACacaggggtgggaaggaaggggcagACACAGCTGCCTTCTACAAAACCTGGCTGTCTGTCCATCCACCCCGGTATTGTTGACCCTGCCAGGGAGCGGCcaaaaaggagggaaggaggcaggcaggcaagtgcACTGTTCTTATTTTCGGAGCGTCGACCTGTTAGCCTATCGCAGCTAAAACAGCCAGGGgtcttgtagcatcttaaagactaaccgGCGTGTCCTGGCATAGGCTCTCCTGGGCTTGAGCCTCCTCCATCAGATGCACGGAGAGCTCTAGAGAGTTTCAGGTTCATAGACAGTCcatctggggaaggggggattgCAGGCAGTGCGGTCGGGAGGAAATGAAACGCAGGACACGGCTGACAGTGACAATCACATGATGGACAGCGCTCGTCACATGAACACTTTTCTCTCGCTAACACGTCCTGCATCCGATGAAGGGGACCACAGGCCACAGAAGCTTCACAGGCCACAGTGGCTGGAATGAGTCCGGAAAGAACGGCCAAGACTTTGAACTGGCCTGtctttgtgcgtgtgtgtttataGGACGGGTGGCTgctggtcccaggctgagccctgGCCCTCCCAAAGCACCTGCAGAGCTATGGAAGACAGATGCCTGATCCCGGGCCATCTGCCACCTGCCTGATAAACACATCCCCGGAAACGCCCTGCATTGCGTGGTTCCTGTGGTTCCTGCCACAGGTAGCCACATGGTTTTTGCTAAAACTAAGACTGCCACAGAGGTGCCACATCTGGCTTCACCAGGAGGAAACAAGCCTTAGGCCAAAATGTTCGTCAGCACTCATCTCTGCCTTTGAGCAGGAGTCGACAAGGCTGCTTGGCAAATAATCTGAGATGGTTTTTCATTTGCTTGTTCTGTTTTGCTATTAAAAAATAAGTTATAAATGGgaataccagttttaaaatcatagaatagcagagttggaaggggcctacaaggccatggagtccaaccccctgctcaatgcaggaatccaccctaaagcatccctggcagagggttgtccagctgcctcttgaaggcctctagtgtgggagagcccacaactctcccacactatttatttatctaaaatttaaaatgtttataggcctcctttcagggcaggagccatCCTAAGGCTGAGCACGACAATAAAATGTGTatcataaaattaataataatagtaataaaagcAGCAAACATCCCACAAAGCAACGAACATCAGCAAAAGACAGAACCTACAACCCCACTGCAGCTATGACCCAGTCTGATAAAATATGATCAGGGGAAGGGATTAAGTGGAGCTGGTTGCATCTGGGTCAGGCACGTCTCTGGGGTTTCcacacccccccctctctctctgggcttcCTTGGCCATCCTGGTGCTGTCCTCGTTCTCTTTTCCCATTGACTTTGACAGTTGCCTGGTAGCACCCCAGGTTGTCTTCCCCCGGGGGCTCTTGGCCATGGTGGACCACCTGCCCCGCCAAGCGGACCTTGGAGCCTTCTTGCCCGATGCGTGGATCCCCGGACCGGGGACCCCGTCTGTGCTCGCCTCTGACCCCTTCGCTTtccccttccttgccagtagACGGTCTTTCTGCTCTTGCCCATCACCATGTCGGGCAGCTGGAGGGCGCTGCCTTTCCTCCTGGGCCTCCTCAGCCTGACCCAGGGGCAGACCTTCCACGCGGGGAAGTGCCCAGACCCGCCGGTCCAGGAGGCCTTTGATGTCACCAAGGTAGGACAGCCTGCGCGAGCTTCGCCGTCTTCTAGCTTTGCCCTTGGCTGGTTGGACGGCCGGGGCGGCTCGGGGCTCaagctgcttgcctgcctgcctgcgcggAGGCGGAGGGCGTGATGGCCCCGGGCAGGGcagagaggggcgggggaggtCTGTGCTGCTGAAGGAGGCGGTGGGGCGGGATGTGAAGCATGGCAGCAACTGGcttgttctctccccctccccctcccctttcagtATATGGGGAAATGGTACGAGATTGAGAAGCTGCCAGCCTATTTTGAGAAAGGCAACTGCATCCAAGCAAATTATGCGCTGAAAGAAAATGGAAGAGTTAAAGTGGTGAACAAAGAGCTTCTGTAAGTGCCgacggttggggggggggctgaattCCCGGGGAGAGGAGATGGGAGCCCCGCCGGGGCACGCGCGCCCCCTTCCCGAGCAATGCAGCAGCCCAGGACATCCGTGGGGGCCCTGGCGGGGCCCGTTGGCGCAGCTGATCAAACCGCCGCCTGCCTGCCCAGAGCAATTGGGGgcggtgggggaaggagggggggagcgTGCTGTTCCTTCCCAAAGAGAGCCTTGCCAGCACCTTGCTCTGGCAGAAGGGAGGCCGGCTGGGCGCTCTGGGGTCACCTGCCCTGGTCCGCTCGAGCCTTTCCGGCTGATCCAGGCAGCGGCTTAACTCGTGCGCAGCAGCTGGGAaataggcggcggcggcgggggtgggaTCGGCTCATTTATGTTCACGGGACACTCTCGCTCTCCAGCGGGCAAtggcggggcgggggtgggtgccAATGGCGGGGGGCACCGGCGGCTCTCCAGGCAGACTCCTGGCCTCAGACCCTGCCCAGCAGCGACCCCCGGAGGGCGTCTCGCGGCTCCCCTCGGCGGCGGGCTGGAGAGCGCAGAACCCGCCCCTCTGCTGTGGGAGGCCCCGGCTCCCCCCATGGATCTCTGCGGACTGGGGAGGTGTGTGCTATTAACAGGCTCCGTTCCACAGacttggaggggagggaggaacccCCAAAGCAAAGTGGGGGCTGAGCCACCGGGACACGTTTCCATGATGCGGAGAAGCGGGCGCCTCAGCGGGTCTGGCGCGCCAGAGCACCTGCCCAAAGTTCCCTCCAGCGCGTTCCCACGTCGCTTCCCGGCGCCTCTTGCCTCTGGGACACTTTCTGGGCCTGTTCCCACGACCCAACCAGAAGGCCGCGTTGACCCCGCGTCGCCGTCGTCGTGGGGCTccgtgctcctcctcctcctcccctcgcCCGGCCACGTGCAGGCGTTTGGTAGCCATGGGCAGATACGCTCACTGgggcacggggtgggggtggatgggtggcgCTGCTTCGCCACGTCCAGGATGCGCGGCCGCGCCCTGGCCGAGAGCTCGCGAGCagaacaggattattattattattattattattattattattattattattattattattattattattactattattatttatatagcaccatcaatgtacatggtgctgtacagagtaaaacagtaaatagcaagaccctgccgcataggcttacaatctaataaaatcatagtaaaacaataaggaggggaagagaatgcaaacaggcacagggtagggtaagcaggcacagggtagggaaaaactaacagtagaaagtaacagtagaagtctgttgggccgggccgggccgggctgcTCCACCAGCCACTGCTCCTGGACGGGTAGGATCCAAGGCAGGGCTGCAGTGGGCCCCGTTTGCCCGAGGAGTCAAGGGCCtcccacgccgccgccgccgccgccactcctGCCCCGTGGCGCAGGGAGCGCTCCAGGAGAGAGGGCAGCAAAAGGAGCGCTCGCCTCCAGGCGTGTGGCCCTCCACCTGctgtggcctgcaactcccagcagccctaggcaGCGTAGCCAACAGTGaggcctgatgggaattgtaggccaaagcatctaaGGGGCCACAAGTTGCCGCCCCCCTGCCTTAAAGGGTCCACGCGCTTCAGGCAGGCGGGTGCGTGGATGGGACGGGAGGACCCCCAAGGCCTTGGCCCACCCCCAGCCTTGTCAGAGCTCGCTGCTACCTTGGAGCTGATCTCCAGGGTGCTGCAACTCCCgaccggcctggcctggcctgggggGTCCCTGCTGCGGGCAGGTTGGGACAGGGCGCGGCCGGAGGCCCCCCAAAGCCAGGAGCCCTAATCCTGCCTTTTGCCGTTGAAGAGGCACCCGGAGGAAATGGAGCTGTTGGGGCTGAGGCCTCAGccggtttggggagggggctgcatcCCCCCCGAAGGGTCAGGCCTGCCGCTGCTGAGGGCTCCTGGGCCCGGGCTGCTCCTGGCGGTGGGCAGCAGCCGTTTTGCTGGTGGAGGCTGATCTGGCCCCTGAGATGCATCCTGTGGCtagttatttatttcacttctatgccgcttaatagccaaagccctctgggcggtttgcatTCAAGCTCGGCTACTATGGCACACTCCAGGTGGAGCTGCCTTTGGGTTGACACAGGTGGTCCTGACGTGTTTGTCCTTGCCCTTGCTTTTGTCTGTTCGTTGACTGTTGGCAGTGTATTTGTGGGTTAAGTGGACAGAGGGGAGGTGGCCAAGGTCCCCAGGCGAGCTTTGAGGCAACAGTGGGATGCCGCCCCCCAAAAACATTCACTCACCTTTTGAACCTCTTGCTCCCCTGTCAGCTTGGACGGCACCGTTAACCAAATTGAGGGAGAAGCCTTCCCAGCGGACTACAATGATCCAGCCAAGTTGCAAGTCAAGTTTAATTGGTGTAAGTAACTGCTGCTGAGAACAGGTGGCCCATGGTCCAGAAGGCGCTGTGTCAAACCAAGGACCCCCCTCGCCCTGATGCTCCTGCTGGAGCCAGGATGGAGGCTTCTTTACTGGCATGaattaggaggaggagggaagaggccgTCCCTTACGGCGCAGTGCCTGCTTGGCTTGCAGAAGGTTCCGGGTTTGGTCCCCAGCTTGGGTGGCAGGCCTTGGGAGAGGCCCTCTCTGCCAGACAGCcacccattgctgccagtcagggcagATGATGCCGGACTGGACATAACTTGAGCTCCTCTTGGCTGCTGGCCACCCGTCTCGTCCCTTTCAATGCAGGCTGGAGCAGCTTTTAAAGAAAGCTGCTTTATGGTGCCAGTCAGAAAAGGCCACATGGGGGGGCGCACGCAAAGAGGCCAATTTTCCCTGGGCCCATGCATAGCATACATAGTGGGGGGCTGacaagcactgtgtgtgtgtgtgtgtgtgtgtgtgtgagagagagagagagagagagagagagagagagagagagagagagagagagagagagagcctccccctcccctgcaattcCATGGCCCTGGGGTTCCTCTGGGTGGCCCCGGGCCCCACCAGGCTTCCGTGTAGCCACAGCCCTTGTGTCCGAGGACGGGCTGCAAGGACTCACTCTGGAGAGTGGATCCTCCTGCTGCCCCAGTGCCTCTAGCCCTGCCAGCAGCCCCTGCCCTTCCGCTGTTTCTTTCTCCCTCTAGTAATGCCTGCGTCCCCATACTGGGTCATCTCCACTGACTATGAGAACTACACACTGGTGTACTCCTGCACTAATTTCCTCCGGCTCTTCCACGTGGACTTTGCCTGGATTATGTCCAGAACTCGCCAGTTGCACCCAGAGACGGTGGACCACCTGAAGAACATCCTCCGGTCCTACAAGATCAACACTGCTCGCATGAGGCCCACGGACCAGATGAACTGCCCTCCTGACATGTAGCACGGACTGGCCATCCACGGAGCACGTCTGTGGCTTCTTTGCCAGCTTCTTTGTCTTCCAAGCAGCAACTCTTTCTGCAGCGCCGTTTGCCAGCTCCCTGCTGTTGGGCGGGACTGGGGGGTGGGCAACGGCCTGTCCCCTTTGCCACCTCTATTCGCACCAAAGAGGACTTCGTAGAGTCCTTCCTCTATCCCCCGCTGCCGTTTCCATGGTAATTTTGGGCTCAAGATTAACAGAGGGCTCCttgatgttcagctgcctccagggattcctggaagGTGAAGGAAAGGCTGTTGATGAGCTGGGCAGCAGGACGTGCCGGGGCAAAACTAAATTCCAAATTCTCTTCGGAAGAAGCTTCAGTTTTTCTGCTCAGAATAAACCGTTAAGCAGTTTGCATAGTCCCTCATTTTGCTTCATTTGTTCTGCCTCTGTTCTGGATGTCTTTGGCTGGGTGACAAAGTGAGGGTGGGCTCAGGCCCAGGACAAGACCTGCGGAGGAGGAGGGGTCCAGAGATGTGTAACGGCTGCAGAACAGACGCCGTCCTTCCCAGAAGGTTCCCTGGGCTCCCGGCTAAGTGGTCCCCACAACCCAAAAGTGCTTCTCCAGCTTTGCTAATGGATCAAATAATGCCAATTACCTGTTTCGCAGAGGAGGGGCTGCGGCTCAGTGGACATGCTCGGTGTGTCAAAGATcccccggcagcatctccaggtagggctcagAAGGATTCCTGCCTGAAGCCCGGCACTGTTAGCGTCCCTGGGCTACCTGGACCCAGGGTCTGGTTCAGTCTGAGGCGGCTTCCTGGGTTTCCCAGGGGCTCCGTGAGGTCCAATGAGCTCTGGAGAGGCGCTGGAGTGCTGTGTCTTCGGAGGGCCTGTGGCAGCTGGAAACCTTTCACCTATTTGCAATTTCTCAATTGTagttctattacatttctatcctgcaaCGTCTCcccgttttatcttcacaacaaccctatgaggtgtgTTAGGGAGCATTCACCAGGGAGCATCATGGCTGTGCGGGGATTGGAACCAGGATCTCCAAGGCCTCGCTTGACCCTCTCGCCTCTCTGTTCCACGCTGGTCATCCCTGCCAGGGTTTGTAGCAGCTGCTATCACTGCTCAGCAGCTGTGAGACACAAACGCAAACCTGGCGGGTCAGCACCAGTCTGACCGAAGAGTTGTATGTGGCTCACTACCAGTTGGCTGTCCTTCACGCACTCAGGATTTCCTCAGGCAGTTGCAGGCCTTTGATGCCAGCGCAGGTTTCAGACAGGTGGGCCTGGGGCGCCACACAGCGTCCtcccaggagcactgcagccgTGCATTTTGCAGGGACTATTCATGGTGGCTCTCTTCCCACGCACCCAAGTGGCACTGAGTGTGTGAGCCCAGGATCCCTCT
Protein-coding regions in this window:
- the APOD gene encoding apolipoprotein D — its product is MSGSWRALPFLLGLLSLTQGQTFHAGKCPDPPVQEAFDVTKYMGKWYEIEKLPAYFEKGNCIQANYALKENGRVKVVNKELLLDGTVNQIEGEAFPADYNDPAKLQVKFNWLMPASPYWVISTDYENYTLVYSCTNFLRLFHVDFAWIMSRTRQLHPETVDHLKNILRSYKINTARMRPTDQMNCPPDM